One Vibrio neonatus genomic window carries:
- a CDS encoding DUF2955 domain-containing protein yields the protein MFTNSAFLTLKHNPAMVRQLRFAVGVAASATLAYTFNWPLAFLFPIFTTLLLSMPLPQMTPTALVNALFNTVKGFCFGLLFSVLLIKFPIIFLLLLFISLFYIYYYLNRGGSFWLTLMLMLSMLILPMLSTMSEGLAIGFSLGFVASAWAAILFVFSIHYVLPDPDKAPFPPPAKVNNSYVPIAAKLALKSTLVAFPIAAFCISFARTDLLLTMVFAAMFTMKPELSAGKEAGRNSLISTILGGVVALVFYWALVAVPLFMFFILLMFGIALFMGMNIFSANPRGQYYGSAMTCIIVLINGNMGADSDFMSALVSRILFISLAILYIVVALRVLDNFWFKQKQ from the coding sequence ATGTTTACTAACAGCGCGTTTCTAACCCTCAAACATAATCCAGCGATGGTGCGGCAATTGCGCTTTGCGGTAGGGGTTGCCGCCTCTGCCACCCTTGCCTACACCTTTAACTGGCCATTGGCATTTTTGTTCCCCATATTTACCACCCTATTGCTGTCTATGCCTTTGCCTCAAATGACGCCGACAGCTTTGGTCAATGCCCTGTTTAATACCGTTAAAGGCTTTTGTTTCGGTTTGCTATTTTCAGTTCTACTGATCAAATTTCCGATTATCTTTTTACTGCTGCTGTTTATTTCGCTGTTTTATATTTATTACTATCTAAACCGCGGCGGTTCATTTTGGCTAACGTTAATGCTGATGTTATCCATGCTCATACTGCCCATGCTCAGCACCATGTCAGAAGGTCTGGCGATCGGTTTTTCATTGGGGTTTGTCGCCTCAGCATGGGCGGCCATTTTGTTTGTTTTCAGCATACATTATGTATTGCCTGACCCCGATAAAGCGCCGTTTCCGCCACCAGCAAAAGTCAACAATAGTTACGTGCCTATCGCCGCCAAACTGGCACTGAAAAGCACCTTAGTAGCCTTTCCTATTGCAGCGTTTTGTATTTCGTTTGCTCGTACAGATTTACTGCTCACTATGGTGTTTGCCGCCATGTTTACCATGAAACCAGAGCTCAGCGCAGGTAAAGAAGCGGGAAGGAACTCCTTAATTTCGACAATATTAGGCGGGGTTGTGGCCTTAGTCTTTTATTGGGCGTTAGTGGCAGTGCCTTTATTTATGTTCTTTATCTTGTTGATGTTTGGCATTGCGCTATTCATGGGCATGAATATCTTTTCGGCAAACCCGCGAGGTCAATATTACGGCTCAGCAATGACCTGCATTATCGTGTTGATTAATGGCAATATGGGGGCGGATTCTGACTTTATGAGCGCCTTAGTATCAAGGATTCTATTTATCTCATTAGCCATACTGTATATCGTGGTTGCGCTGCGGGTACTCGATAATTTTTGGTTTAAGCAAAAGCAATAA
- a CDS encoding M48 family metalloprotease, whose amino-acid sequence MKSDRTKNTLRNGLLLVISLGLTACSVSTDYDKKIGAENAALVEVQMGTYDKHKMEAYVQQIGARLVSHIDNPEFEFHFKIVDDATPNAFALPGGYIFVSRGLLSLVNSEDELACVMAHEIIHVTERHGVKQMKSGILPGIVELPGNIVGGVINEDLGNLINAPISAGNHLLMAGYSRSHESDADRLGIDLAAKAGYEPLAMNSILERLNRTVEIQTKKASERSYFDSHPYTPDRIADVNKEAKKLTVAQISPIHKDFVSQIDGLLVGQNPSKGVFREQLFLQPDLKFAIDFPEQWTTLNQASIVAAVDKEQDAAVVLSLASNEFSAKEHAIRFQNELKRRYQMELSIDEQPLDWGDSIYSVTLTNDKKDQKSYMTRGWVNLGVDTYQIVTIASEDKKKSADNSAHSFRPITKQELASMTQLELKVVKAKEGQTLEALLAENHSKRSIELLAVMNALDENQRLTNNEQVKVVVEAPYQ is encoded by the coding sequence ATGAAAAGCGATAGAACAAAAAATACCCTGCGAAACGGTCTGTTATTGGTAATCAGTTTAGGTTTGACCGCCTGTAGTGTGAGCACTGATTACGATAAAAAGATTGGCGCTGAAAATGCGGCGCTAGTAGAAGTGCAAATGGGTACTTACGACAAACATAAAATGGAAGCCTACGTACAACAAATTGGTGCGCGCTTGGTCAGTCACATCGACAATCCTGAGTTTGAATTTCATTTTAAAATTGTCGATGACGCTACGCCAAATGCATTTGCGTTGCCGGGCGGTTATATCTTTGTCTCTCGCGGCTTACTTAGCCTAGTTAATAGTGAAGATGAACTGGCCTGTGTAATGGCGCATGAAATTATCCATGTCACCGAACGTCATGGCGTGAAGCAGATGAAATCTGGGATCTTACCGGGCATTGTGGAACTGCCGGGCAATATTGTTGGTGGCGTTATCAATGAAGATTTAGGTAATCTGATCAATGCTCCTATTTCAGCAGGCAATCATTTGTTGATGGCAGGCTACAGTCGCAGTCATGAAAGTGACGCCGATAGATTAGGTATAGATTTAGCGGCAAAAGCGGGCTATGAACCGTTAGCGATGAACAGTATCTTAGAGCGCTTAAACCGAACGGTAGAGATACAAACGAAAAAAGCCTCAGAGCGCAGTTATTTTGATTCTCACCCGTACACGCCCGATCGTATAGCGGATGTAAACAAAGAAGCTAAAAAGCTAACCGTTGCGCAAATCTCGCCAATTCACAAAGATTTTGTCTCGCAAATTGATGGATTATTAGTGGGGCAAAACCCGAGTAAAGGTGTGTTTCGTGAGCAACTGTTTTTACAACCCGATTTGAAGTTTGCTATTGATTTCCCTGAGCAATGGACGACGTTAAATCAAGCTTCTATTGTGGCTGCAGTCGATAAAGAACAAGATGCAGCTGTGGTGTTAAGCCTTGCGTCCAATGAGTTTAGCGCCAAAGAACATGCGATACGTTTTCAAAATGAGCTGAAACGACGCTACCAAATGGAGCTTAGTATTGATGAGCAACCGTTAGATTGGGGAGACTCTATCTACAGCGTAACCTTGACTAATGATAAAAAAGATCAAAAAAGTTATATGACTCGAGGTTGGGTTAACTTAGGTGTCGATACCTATCAGATAGTGACTATCGCCAGTGAGGATAAGAAAAAATCAGCCGATAATAGCGCGCACTCTTTTCGCCCTATAACTAAGCAAGAGCTAGCTTCTATGACACAACTCGAGCTGAAAGTAGTTAAGGCAAAAGAGGGGCAAACCTTAGAGGCGCTATTGGCTGAAAATCACAGTAAACGCTCTATTGAACTATTGGCGGTGATGAACGCACTGGATGAAAATCAGCGTCTTACCAACAATGAGCAAGTTAAGGTAGTAGTAGAAGCGCCTTATCAATAA
- a CDS encoding response regulator transcription factor, whose amino-acid sequence MKVLVIEDDKETREYLCQSLKQQAWEVDSADNGQDGLFLALEGDYQVIILDRMLPALDGLTVLSTLRAANNAARVLILSALDSVDERVKGLKHGGDDYLTKPFALAELIARVEILASRTTSSSTAVQSQLRNGHIQLDLLSHEVQVDSKKVLLQAKEFKLLRYLVEHAGQVVTRSLLFEAVWDYNFDPQTNVIDVHIARLRKKLETEGQPNLIETVRGAGYRMVKVA is encoded by the coding sequence GTGAAAGTACTGGTCATAGAGGATGACAAAGAGACCCGTGAGTATCTTTGTCAGTCCCTTAAGCAACAAGCTTGGGAAGTCGATAGCGCCGATAATGGCCAAGATGGCTTATTTTTAGCTCTAGAGGGTGATTATCAGGTCATTATCTTAGATCGCATGCTACCTGCCTTGGATGGATTGACCGTACTTTCAACACTTCGAGCAGCCAATAACGCGGCGCGAGTGCTGATACTCAGCGCGCTAGATAGTGTTGATGAGCGCGTGAAAGGGCTAAAACACGGTGGTGATGATTATCTAACTAAGCCCTTTGCACTTGCCGAGTTGATTGCTCGCGTGGAGATATTAGCCAGTCGCACAACCTCGAGCAGTACAGCGGTGCAAAGCCAATTGCGTAATGGGCATATTCAGCTTGATCTGTTGTCACATGAAGTGCAGGTCGACTCGAAAAAAGTCTTACTGCAAGCCAAAGAATTTAAACTACTGCGTTATCTTGTGGAGCATGCCGGACAAGTGGTCACTCGCTCACTGTTATTTGAAGCGGTTTGGGATTACAACTTTGATCCACAAACTAACGTTATAGATGTGCACATTGCTAGGCTGAGAAAAAAACTGGAAACAGAAGGTCAGCCCAACTTAATTGAAACTGTGCGCGGCGCAGGCTATCGAATGGTTAAAGTAGCATGA
- a CDS encoding sensor histidine kinase yields MNSLLDKSKQQLIGLWRRHSLWRLSLSIAAILWLAVAIALFTIYQLSIQPLIQSRQQILLQHAQQLQSASETNATNALPHILDDTLYSPQGIITVLRSDSGQLYGSLNHFPSSLPQCPKLAPFPVIRGHGSNIVLLEGCQFKIKGYSVLVATDSEYLWQVQDNFENAAIVVLICAFFIALLPSWIIRRRLKLQLSGIHSVVSQIEQGHFNGRIHTNNSHDEWDNIAHYINAMLDKIESSITQIQSVTDAIAHDLRTPLTRIKNRIASFQSQQHPLPQEQIQQLQDDFDRLLQTFNAMLELSKLESGNDISRFVDVDLSHIITDAIDLVEPQFEDKQQSLTTQLENVSFKGEPSLLFRLVYNLLDNAHKYCPEHTSVRLYLTQDALVIEDDGPGVSAEQQQKIFQRLYRADKSRTTPGFGLGLPLVAVVAQLHGMQIEVQFTHPQQATGFKIVLHLASTKV; encoded by the coding sequence ATGAATTCTCTGCTTGATAAAAGCAAACAGCAACTCATCGGTTTATGGCGTCGCCACTCATTATGGCGGCTTTCGCTATCCATTGCCGCCATACTCTGGCTTGCCGTTGCCATTGCTCTGTTCACTATTTATCAATTAAGCATTCAGCCATTAATTCAATCTCGCCAGCAAATTTTATTGCAACATGCCCAGCAGTTGCAAAGCGCCAGCGAAACAAACGCCACCAATGCACTGCCACATATTCTAGATGACACACTTTACAGCCCGCAAGGCATCATTACCGTATTGCGCAGTGATAGCGGACAACTCTACGGCTCACTAAATCACTTTCCTAGTTCATTACCGCAATGCCCTAAACTTGCCCCCTTCCCTGTAATCAGGGGCCACGGCAGTAACATCGTATTATTAGAAGGCTGTCAGTTTAAAATTAAAGGCTACTCAGTATTAGTGGCAACTGACAGTGAGTATCTATGGCAAGTGCAAGATAACTTTGAAAATGCCGCTATTGTGGTGCTTATCTGCGCCTTTTTCATCGCCCTGCTCCCTAGTTGGATCATACGCCGAAGACTGAAACTACAACTATCTGGCATACACTCTGTGGTATCACAAATTGAGCAAGGCCATTTCAATGGGCGTATCCATACTAATAACTCGCATGATGAGTGGGACAACATTGCGCACTATATCAACGCTATGTTGGATAAAATAGAATCCTCTATTACCCAGATCCAAAGCGTTACTGATGCTATCGCTCACGATTTGCGTACGCCTTTAACGCGAATTAAAAATCGCATTGCTAGCTTCCAATCACAACAGCATCCTTTACCCCAAGAGCAAATACAGCAGTTGCAAGACGACTTTGACCGATTACTGCAAACCTTTAATGCCATGCTAGAACTGAGCAAATTAGAATCTGGCAACGACATCAGCCGTTTTGTGGATGTCGACCTATCGCATATCATCACCGATGCAATCGACTTAGTAGAGCCTCAATTTGAAGACAAACAACAGTCGCTGACAACACAACTTGAAAACGTGTCCTTCAAAGGTGAGCCTTCACTGCTGTTTCGCTTGGTGTACAACCTGCTGGATAACGCGCACAAATATTGCCCAGAACACACATCCGTAAGGCTGTATCTTACCCAAGATGCTTTGGTTATCGAAGATGATGGGCCTGGAGTCAGTGCCGAACAACAGCAAAAGATTTTTCAACGTTTGTATCGCGCCGATAAATCTCGCACCACGCCAGGTTTTGGCCTTGGCTTGCCATTAGTGGCGGTTGTTGCACAACTGCACGGCATGCAAATTGAGGTTCAGTTTACTCATCCACAACAAGCAACAGGTTTTAAAATCGTCTTACACCTTGCAAGCACAAAAGTGTGA
- a CDS encoding 1,4-dihydroxy-2-naphthoyl-CoA synthase gives MTDSNQDIFNADLWDLVPGFDFEDITYHRSKTQGTVRIAFDRPDCLNAFRPRTVDELYTALDHARQWSDVGCVLLTGNGPSKKGQWSFSSGGDQRIRGKDGYKYEGDGENVADVARMGRLHILEVQRLIRFMPKVVIAVVPGWAVGGGHSLHVVCDLTLASKEHAVFKQTDPDVASFDSGYGSAYLAKMIGQKRAREIFFCGFDYTAQEAFEMGMVNKVIEHADLETEALRWAKEINSKSPTAMRMLKYGFNLPDDGLVGQQLFAGEATRLAYGTDEAQEGRDAFLEKRAKDFTKFPWHY, from the coding sequence ATGACCGACTCTAACCAAGATATATTTAATGCTGATTTGTGGGACCTTGTACCCGGCTTTGACTTTGAAGATATTACCTACCATAGAAGCAAAACTCAGGGAACGGTGCGTATCGCTTTTGACCGTCCTGACTGTTTAAATGCTTTTCGTCCCCGCACTGTCGATGAACTGTATACCGCTTTGGATCATGCTCGTCAGTGGTCAGATGTAGGTTGTGTTTTATTAACAGGTAACGGCCCATCGAAAAAAGGCCAATGGTCGTTTTCGTCCGGTGGCGATCAGCGTATTCGCGGTAAAGATGGTTACAAATACGAAGGTGATGGTGAAAACGTTGCCGATGTGGCGCGTATGGGACGTTTGCATATTCTAGAAGTGCAACGCTTGATTCGCTTTATGCCTAAGGTGGTGATTGCGGTTGTACCGGGTTGGGCAGTAGGTGGCGGTCACAGCTTACACGTTGTTTGTGATTTGACTCTAGCCTCAAAAGAACATGCCGTCTTTAAACAAACCGACCCTGATGTTGCTTCCTTTGATTCAGGCTACGGCTCAGCATATTTAGCAAAAATGATAGGTCAAAAACGTGCCCGTGAGATTTTCTTCTGTGGCTTTGATTACACAGCCCAAGAAGCATTTGAAATGGGCATGGTTAACAAGGTAATAGAGCACGCTGATTTAGAAACCGAAGCTCTGCGCTGGGCAAAAGAGATCAATAGCAAATCGCCAACAGCGATGCGTATGCTCAAGTACGGCTTTAACCTTCCTGATGATGGTTTGGTTGGACAACAACTGTTTGCCGGTGAAGCGACTCGCCTAGCTTATGGCACTGACGAAGCGCAAGAAGGTCGTGATGCGTTCTTAGAAAAGCGTGCTAAAGACTTTACTAAGTTCCCTTGGCACTACTAA